Genomic window (Acidimicrobiia bacterium):
CGACTTCCCGAACGGTTTCGTCTGGGGCACCGCGACCGCCGCGCACCAGACCGAAGGCGGCAACTGGAACAACGACTGGTGGGAGCTCGAGCACCGCGAGGGCACCCACTGCCGCGACGTCTCGGGCGACGCGGTCGATCACTTCCACCGCTATCCCGACGACATCCGCATGCTCGCGGACCTCGGGTTCCAGGCGTACCGGTTCTCGCTCGAGTGGTCGCGCATCGAGCCCGAGGAGGGCGAGTTCTCGCGCGCCGCGCTCGACCACTACCGGCGCATGCTCGCGTGCTGCCTCGAGCACGACGTGATGCCCGTGCTCACGTACCACCACTTCACGACACCGCGCTGGCTCGTCGCCGACGGCACGTGGGCGAACCCCGCGATCGTCGATCGCTTCACGCGTTTCTGCGAGCGTGCGACCGCGGCACTGGGTGATCTCGTCGGAATGGGCTGCACGATCAACGAGCCCAACGTCGTGTCGACGCTCGGCTACATCATGGCGGACTTCCCTCCGGCCGTCCGCGACTTCGACGCGTTCGCGAAGGCGAACGAGCACCTCATCGCCGCGCACCGCAAGTCGTACGACGTGATCAAGGGCGGGCGCGGCGACTTCCCGCTCGGGCTCACGCTGTCGATGAGCGACTGGTCGGCACCCGAAGGCTGCGACGACAAGCTCGCGCGCACGCGCTACGGGCACGAAGGACAGTTCTGCGAAGCCGCGCGCGGCGACGACTACTTCGGCGTGCAGGCGTACACGATCATCCGCCTCGACGAGCGCGGCATGCCGACCGATCCCCCGGCCGGCTCCGAGCTCCTCGACATGGGCTACGAGTACTGGCCGCAAGGGCTCGAGGTGTCGATCCGCTACGCGGCCGAGACCGCGCAGACACCGATCTACGTCACCGAGAACGGCATCGGCACAACCGACGACGCGCTCCGCATCCGCTACACGAAGGACGCGCTCGACGGTGTCGGCCGCTGCCTCGACGACGGGCTCGACGTCCGCGGCTACTTCCACTGGTCACTGATGGACAACTTCGAGTGGGCCCAGGGCTACCTGCCCTGCTTCGGGCTCGTGGCCGTCGACCGGGAGACGCAGCGCCGCACGCCCAAGCCGTCGGCCGAATGGCTCGGCTCGATCGCGCGCGCCAATCGCCTCGCCTGAGCCTTCTGGTCGCACCACGCGATCCGGCCGGTCCTGCGGGAACGCCGCCTCACAAACTCCTCACACAGCCATCACCGTTGGCTGGCTGCTTCTTCGCGACGATGAAGGCGCATGGAGCAGGGCACGATCCTGGTGGTCGACGACGAGACGAACATCGCCGCGCTCGTCGACCTCTATCTGACTCGGGAGGGTTACCGGGTCGTGCAGGCCGCGAGCGGCGCGGCCGCGCTCGAGGCCGTCGACCGCTCACGGCCGCGCCTCGTCGTGCTCGACGTCGGCCTGCCCGACATCGACGGGCTCGAGGTCTGCCGCCGCCTGCGCCGCTCATCGAACATCCCGGTCATCTTCCTGACCGCACGGGACGGCGAGGTCGACCGCATCCTCGGTCTCGAGCTCGGCGCCGACGACTACATCACGAAGCCCTTCTCCCCCGCCGAGCTCGTGGCGCGCGTGAAGGCGGTGTTGCGACGCGTCGACGGCGGCGCGGGCGCGGCCGAGGTCGTGCAGGTCGGCACCGTCGCGATCGACGTCGGGCGACGCGAGGTGCGCGTCGACGACGAGCCCGTCGAGTTCACGACGAAGGAGTTCGAGCTCCTCCGCTTCCTTGCGGAACGTCCGGGGCTCGCGCTCTCGCGCCAGCAGATCCTCGACGGCGTGTGGGGCTACGACTGGTTCGGTGACGCGCGCACGGTCGACGTGCACATCGCACAGGTGCGCAAGAAGGTCGGCGACGCGGTGCCGATCACGACCGTGCGCGGGCTCGGGTACCGGCTCGACCGACCGCGATGAACGCGACCGCGTCGACCTCGAAGACGCGGTCGTCGCTCCGCACGCGACTGCTCGTGAGCCTCGTGCTCGTCGCGGTGCTCGTGCTCGCGCTCGCGGGCGGCGTCACCTATGGGTTCGTGCACGGCACCGCCGAGCGCGCCGCGGTGCACGACCTCCGGTCGAAAGCCCCGACGGTCCAGACCGACGTGACCCAGCTCGCCACCGCGCTGAAACGTGCGGAAGTCGCCGCGAACCGCGGAAACCGGGAGGCCCTGCGGCTCGCGCAAGCCGGACAGGCGCTGCGCCAGATCCGCGGCACCCTCCGCCTCTCCGACGCGCGCCTGGTGTTCCTCGACGCGAAGGGCGCGCTCACAGCCGCGTCCCACGTCGGCCGCCTCGGCACGCTCCTCACCGCGGCCGGGCAGGCCGACAACGACCTCTTCACGCTGCCCGACTCGGTCGACGCGAGCGCGCTGCGGGCGTCGCATCTCCTTGCCGGCGCGACCGTCACCGGCCGCCACGGCGACGTCGCCTTCCTCGCCGAGCCGCTGCCCCCGCTCACCGCGCAGGTGTACCAGCCGGTGCTCGTGCTCACCGAGCCCGTGCAGACCGACCTGCCGGGCCGCGCGGTCCCGGCCTTCCTGATCGCGGGTGCCGCCGCGCTGCTCGTGTGCGTCGCGATCTCGCTGTGGCTCACGCGCCGGTTGACGCGCCCGCTCGCGGCGGTCGAGTCGACCGCGCGCACGCTCGCTCGCGGCGACCTCACCGCGCGCGTCGCGGTGGACGATCGCGCCGACGACGAGATCGCCGACGTCGCCCACGCGCTGAACCTCATGGCGGCGCAGCTCGAGAACGCGCGCGGCTCGGAGCGCGCGTTCCTGCTCAGCGTGTCGCACGATCTGCGCACACCACTCACGTCGATCCGCGGCTACGCGGAGGCCCTCGCCGACGGGACGCTCGACGGCGACGATCCCGACGGTCGGCGACGCGCCGCGGTCATCATCATGTCGGAGGCGCGCCGACTCGAGCGGCTCGTCGGCGATCTCCTCGACCTGTCGCGTCTCGACAGCCATCAGTTCTCGCTGCACCCACGCCCGGTCGACGCCGCCGCGGTCGTGCGCGACGCGGTCGAGGCGTTCCGCCCGCACGCCGACGAGGTCGGCATCGCGCTCGCGGCCGACGCGAGCGGCGCGTTGCCGGCCGACCTCGATCCCGAACGACTCGGTCAGATCGTCGCCAACCTCGTCGAGAACGCGCTGAAGTACGCGCGCTCGTCGGTCGCGGTCACGGTCGCGGGCACGGTCAGGAACGGCGCCGACGGGCCGATCACGATCACCGTCGCCGACGACGGTCCCGGCATCCCGGCCGACGCCGGCGACCGCGTCTTCGAGCGCCTGTACACCGGTCGCGAGGGGCCGCAGCGCGCGATCGGCACGGGCCTCGGCCTCGCGATCGTGCGCGAGCTCGCCAGCGCCATGGGCGGCACCGCGTCGGTCGACGGCGGCGCGACTCCCGGCGCCCGCTTCGTCGTCACGGTCAGCCGCGGCGCCGTGCTCCCCGTCTGACCCGTGGTACTGCGTTGCCCGGCGATATGCCGGCAACGCAGTACCACTACGGGAAGGGGAGGTCCTGGACGACGGCGGCAACGCCGGCAGCGGACACCGCGGCGCCGGGCTCGACCTCGCGGCGCAGCATCGCGAGCGCGATCACGCCCCGCCGCGGTGACCGCGCGATCGACGTGACCTTCCCGACGACCTTCTCACCGACGACGACGTCGGCGCCGCGCGCGACGTCGCCTTCGAGCGTGAGCCCGCGCAGCGAACGGTTGACGTGACCGCGTGTGTCGATTCGGCACACGAGCTCTTGACCGAGGAAGCAGCCCTTCGTGAACGACACCGCGTCGCGCTCGAGGAACGCTTCCTGCGGAATCGTCGTCTCGTCGACGTCGAAGCCTTGGCGCACGACACCGGCCTCGATGCGCACGACCTCGAGCGCGCCCTCGCCCGCGAGCCCGACGCCCGCGTCGACGAGCGCACGCATCGCGTCGTCGACATCGTGACGCGGACCGACGACGTCGACCCCCGATGAACCCGGCCAGTCGGCGCGCACGACCCGCGCGCCGCGCCACGCGACGTGCGCGTGCTGCTGCGTCGGCACCGCGACTCCGAGCGCGTCCGACACGACGGTCGCGGCGTCGGGACCGCGCACCGTGAGCTGACCGCAGTCGTCGCTCACGTCGACGACCTCGACCTGCACGCGGATCTTGAACCGGTTCAGCCCGCCCGCGAGCACCGCGCCGAAGCCTTCGTCGGTGTCGAGCCACAGCTCCTCGGCACCGATCCGCAACATGCGGAAGTCGGCGGTGAGCTTTCCCTGCGGCTGGAGCAGCAGCGAGTGCGCGCCCTCGCCGTCGCCGAGCGTCGTGATGTCCTGCGAGACCAGGCTGTCGGTGAACGACACCGCGTCCCGGCCCGTCACACGCACCGAGCCGCGATCGCTGCGGTCGACGACCGCCGCGCGTGACACGAGTGCTTCGTAGGTGTCAGTCATCCTGGGCCTTGGTCGGGAACAGCCGGCGGGCCGCTTCGGCCGCGGTGAGCAACGCTCCCGCCTTGTTGCGGCATTCCAGGTCCTCTTCGGCGGCGACCGAATCGGCGACGATCCCGGCCCCCGCGGAGATGCTCGCGACGCCGTCCCGCCAGATCATCGTGCGGATCGCGATCGCGGTGTCGAGGTTGCCGGAGAAGTCGAGATAGCCGACGACACCCGCGTACGCGCCCCGCTTGCTCGGCTCGAGCTCGTCGATGATCTCCATCGCACGCACCTTGGGCGCACCGCTCACCGTGCCCGCGGGAAACGTCGCGCGCAGCACGTCGACGGGTCCCTTCGCATCGACGAGGTCGCCCGAGACCTGACTCGTGAGGTGCATCACGTGCGAGTAACGCTCGAGCGTCATGAGCTCGTCGACGTGCTCGGTTCCGAAACGCACGACGCGTCCGACGTCGTTGCGCGCGAGATCGACGAGCATCACGTGCTCGGCGCGCTCCTTCGGATGCTCGGTGAGCTCGGCAGCCATGCGGCGGTCGTGCTCCTCGGTGCGACCGCGACGACGCGTGCCGGCGATCGGACGGCTGATCACGCGCCCGTCGAGCAGCTGCACCATCGGCTCCGGCGACGAGCCGACGATCGTGGCCTCGGGATGGCGCAGGAAGTACATGTACGGCGAGGGGTTCACGAGCCGCAGCACGCGATACGTCGCGAACGGGTCGAAGTCGCCGACGAGATCGAAGCGCTGAGCGAGCACGACCTGGAAGATGTCGCCCGCGAGGATGTAGTCGCGCGCGGCCTCGACCGATTCCGCGTATTGCGTCTCCGAAGTGCGTCTGCGGACCTCGGGGCGCGCCGACAGGTCGTCGCCCGGCGGCGGCGTCGGGAGATACGGCAACGGCTGCGCGAGATCATCGACCGCGTCCGAGAGTCGCGAGCAGGCACGCGCGTAGGCCGTGGTGAGCGCGTCGCGCGACGCGCCCGGCGCGGGATACACGTTCTCGATCAGGAACAGACGCTGGCGGAAGTGGTCGAACGCGGCGACCTGACCGGCGAGGCACAGCACCGCGTCGGGCATGCCTTGGTCGTCGGGCGGCGCGTCGGGCAGCCGCTCGATCTCGCGCACCGTGTCGTAACCGAGCCAGCCGACGATGCCGCCGTGGAACGGAGGCAGCTCCGGGATCGTCGGTGCGCGATAGCGCGCGAGCAGCGCCTCGATCGCGGCGAGACTTCCGGCATCGGTCGGGATGCCGTCGGGCGGCTCGCCGTCGAGGAACTCGACGCGGTCGCCGCGCACGACGAGCGTGAGCGCGGGATCGCGCCCGAGGAACGAGAAGCGGCCCCACCGTTCCGCGTGCTCCACCGATTCGAGCAAGAACCCTTCGCGATCACCGACCAGCTTCACGAACGCCGACAGCGGCGTCTCGAGGTCGGCGAGCACCTCGCGCCAGACCGGGACGACCGCGTACTCGGTTGCGAGCGCGACGAACTCGTCGAGCGTGGGGTGAACGCCCTCCGAAGACCCGCTCACACCGCGCCGGGCGTCGCGCCGCCGCCGAACTCACGG
Coding sequences:
- the trpE gene encoding anthranilate synthase component I; this encodes MSGSSEGVHPTLDEFVALATEYAVVPVWREVLADLETPLSAFVKLVGDREGFLLESVEHAERWGRFSFLGRDPALTLVVRGDRVEFLDGEPPDGIPTDAGSLAAIEALLARYRAPTIPELPPFHGGIVGWLGYDTVREIERLPDAPPDDQGMPDAVLCLAGQVAAFDHFRQRLFLIENVYPAPGASRDALTTAYARACSRLSDAVDDLAQPLPYLPTPPPGDDLSARPEVRRRTSETQYAESVEAARDYILAGDIFQVVLAQRFDLVGDFDPFATYRVLRLVNPSPYMYFLRHPEATIVGSSPEPMVQLLDGRVISRPIAGTRRRGRTEEHDRRMAAELTEHPKERAEHVMLVDLARNDVGRVVRFGTEHVDELMTLERYSHVMHLTSQVSGDLVDAKGPVDVLRATFPAGTVSGAPKVRAMEIIDELEPSKRGAYAGVVGYLDFSGNLDTAIAIRTMIWRDGVASISAGAGIVADSVAAEEDLECRNKAGALLTAAEAARRLFPTKAQDD
- a CDS encoding ATP-binding protein; its protein translation is MNATASTSKTRSSLRTRLLVSLVLVAVLVLALAGGVTYGFVHGTAERAAVHDLRSKAPTVQTDVTQLATALKRAEVAANRGNREALRLAQAGQALRQIRGTLRLSDARLVFLDAKGALTAASHVGRLGTLLTAAGQADNDLFTLPDSVDASALRASHLLAGATVTGRHGDVAFLAEPLPPLTAQVYQPVLVLTEPVQTDLPGRAVPAFLIAGAAALLVCVAISLWLTRRLTRPLAAVESTARTLARGDLTARVAVDDRADDEIADVAHALNLMAAQLENARGSERAFLLSVSHDLRTPLTSIRGYAEALADGTLDGDDPDGRRRAAVIIMSEARRLERLVGDLLDLSRLDSHQFSLHPRPVDAAAVVRDAVEAFRPHADEVGIALAADASGALPADLDPERLGQIVANLVENALKYARSSVAVTVAGTVRNGADGPITITVADDGPGIPADAGDRVFERLYTGREGPQRAIGTGLGLAIVRELASAMGGTASVDGGATPGARFVVTVSRGAVLPV
- a CDS encoding glycoside hydrolase family 1 protein; its protein translation is MSIDFPNGFVWGTATAAHQTEGGNWNNDWWELEHREGTHCRDVSGDAVDHFHRYPDDIRMLADLGFQAYRFSLEWSRIEPEEGEFSRAALDHYRRMLACCLEHDVMPVLTYHHFTTPRWLVADGTWANPAIVDRFTRFCERATAALGDLVGMGCTINEPNVVSTLGYIMADFPPAVRDFDAFAKANEHLIAAHRKSYDVIKGGRGDFPLGLTLSMSDWSAPEGCDDKLARTRYGHEGQFCEAARGDDYFGVQAYTIIRLDERGMPTDPPAGSELLDMGYEYWPQGLEVSIRYAAETAQTPIYVTENGIGTTDDALRIRYTKDALDGVGRCLDDGLDVRGYFHWSLMDNFEWAQGYLPCFGLVAVDRETQRRTPKPSAEWLGSIARANRLA
- a CDS encoding glycine cleavage T C-terminal barrel domain-containing protein encodes the protein MTDTYEALVSRAAVVDRSDRGSVRVTGRDAVSFTDSLVSQDITTLGDGEGAHSLLLQPQGKLTADFRMLRIGAEELWLDTDEGFGAVLAGGLNRFKIRVQVEVVDVSDDCGQLTVRGPDAATVVSDALGVAVPTQQHAHVAWRGARVVRADWPGSSGVDVVGPRHDVDDAMRALVDAGVGLAGEGALEVVRIEAGVVRQGFDVDETTIPQEAFLERDAVSFTKGCFLGQELVCRIDTRGHVNRSLRGLTLEGDVARGADVVVGEKVVGKVTSIARSPRRGVIALAMLRREVEPGAAVSAAGVAAVVQDLPFP
- a CDS encoding response regulator transcription factor, coding for MEQGTILVVDDETNIAALVDLYLTREGYRVVQAASGAAALEAVDRSRPRLVVLDVGLPDIDGLEVCRRLRRSSNIPVIFLTARDGEVDRILGLELGADDYITKPFSPAELVARVKAVLRRVDGGAGAAEVVQVGTVAIDVGRREVRVDDEPVEFTTKEFELLRFLAERPGLALSRQQILDGVWGYDWFGDARTVDVHIAQVRKKVGDAVPITTVRGLGYRLDRPR